Proteins encoded in a region of the Phenylobacterium glaciei genome:
- a CDS encoding site-specific DNA-methyltransferase, with protein sequence MDKLKMHSPNLTDENVAKIRDLFPGCVTEAADETGKLRLVVDFDQLRQELSDHLVQGGQERYRLDWPGKREALATANAPIAKTFRPSRDDSLNFESTSNLFIQGDNLDALKIFQETYLGKVKMIFIDPPYNTGNDFIYEDDFSQGSEEFLIMSNQKDQSGNRLVANTDSNGRFHSDWLSMMYARLKLARNIMSADGVIFISIDDGEVGNLRKCCDEIFGADNLIANIIWQKKYTRANDARWFSDNHDHILCYAKQKIGMSLNLLPRNEAQLAAYSNPDGHSKGVWKATPLHAKSGTNATSFTFRNGIEWTPPTGTFRRFNDAALKRMDEDGEIWFGADGTQTPSRKSFLSEVKDGVSPVTIWPYDEVGHNHEASNELKSLDLGGLFNNPKPTRLIQRALVLATGSEDIVLDFFSGSGTTAQAVFQQNAIDGANRKFILVQLPEETESSSAARKEGFENIADLAMERVRRAGAKVLETSGHPEWKKDVGFRVLKIDTSNMQDVFYRPDEVSQVDLLTAIDNIKPDRTPEDLLFQVLGDWGVDLTLPIRRETIQGKTVFFVDNNALAACFDSGVTEELVKELAGHEPLRVVFRDNGFVSDAVKINVEQIFRQLSPATDIKSI encoded by the coding sequence ATGGACAAGCTCAAGATGCACAGCCCGAACCTGACGGACGAGAATGTCGCGAAGATCCGCGATCTTTTTCCAGGCTGCGTCACGGAGGCGGCGGATGAGACTGGCAAGCTGCGGTTGGTGGTCGATTTCGATCAGCTTCGACAGGAACTGAGCGATCATCTCGTACAGGGCGGGCAGGAAAGATACCGGTTGGATTGGCCGGGAAAGCGGGAGGCATTAGCCACAGCAAATGCACCTATTGCGAAAACATTTCGCCCATCTCGAGACGATAGTCTGAATTTTGAGTCGACCAGTAATCTGTTCATTCAGGGCGACAATCTAGACGCTCTTAAGATTTTTCAGGAAACATATCTTGGAAAAGTGAAAATGATCTTCATTGATCCCCCGTACAATACTGGGAATGATTTCATATATGAGGACGATTTTTCGCAGGGAAGCGAAGAATTTCTGATTATGTCGAATCAGAAAGACCAATCTGGAAACCGTCTTGTTGCCAATACAGACAGCAATGGGCGATTTCATTCGGATTGGCTGTCAATGATGTATGCGCGATTGAAGTTGGCGCGAAATATAATGAGCGCAGACGGCGTGATATTCATCAGTATTGATGATGGTGAAGTTGGCAATCTTCGAAAGTGTTGCGACGAAATATTCGGAGCAGACAATCTTATTGCGAATATAATATGGCAGAAAAAATATACGAGAGCCAATGACGCGAGGTGGTTTTCGGACAACCACGACCACATACTTTGCTATGCGAAACAAAAGATTGGGATGTCGCTAAATTTGCTTCCGAGGAATGAGGCTCAGCTTGCCGCCTATAGTAACCCTGACGGTCATTCAAAGGGAGTCTGGAAAGCGACCCCACTTCACGCAAAGAGCGGAACGAACGCGACTTCGTTTACATTCAGAAACGGAATTGAATGGACGCCGCCGACTGGCACATTTCGCCGCTTTAATGACGCTGCATTAAAGAGAATGGACGAGGACGGGGAAATCTGGTTCGGCGCGGACGGAACACAGACACCCTCTCGGAAAAGCTTCCTTTCAGAGGTCAAGGACGGCGTAAGCCCCGTCACGATTTGGCCCTACGATGAAGTGGGACATAACCATGAAGCAAGTAACGAACTAAAATCCCTCGATCTTGGCGGATTATTCAATAATCCGAAACCAACAAGACTCATTCAGAGAGCATTAGTCCTCGCTACAGGTAGTGAAGACATTGTTTTGGATTTTTTCTCTGGCTCTGGAACGACTGCGCAGGCTGTATTTCAGCAGAACGCTATCGATGGCGCGAATAGAAAATTCATTCTCGTGCAATTACCGGAAGAGACGGAATCGTCTAGTGCGGCTAGGAAGGAGGGCTTCGAAAACATTGCTGACCTGGCAATGGAACGCGTCCGTCGCGCGGGCGCTAAAGTACTAGAGACCTCGGGTCACCCGGAGTGGAAAAAGGACGTTGGTTTTCGCGTCCTTAAAATCGACACGTCGAATATGCAGGACGTCTTTTACCGTCCCGACGAAGTTAGCCAGGTCGATTTGCTCACTGCGATCGACAACATCAAGCCAGACCGCACCCCTGAGGACCTGCTCTTCCAAGTGCTGGGGGATTGGGGCGTCGATCTGACGCTGCCCATCCGCCGCGAGACGATCCAAGGCAAGACGGTGTTCTTCGTAGACAACAACGCCCTGGCTGCGTGCTTCGACAGCGGCGTAACAGAGGAGCTGGTCAAGGAGCTGGCCGGCCACGAGCCGCTGCGTGTGGTCTTCCGCGACAACGGCTTTGTATCGGACGCCGTTAAGATCAACGTCGAACAGATCTTCCGCCAGCTCTCTCCCGCCACCGACATCAAGTCGATCTGA
- a CDS encoding helicase-related protein produces MKIIDNVNSLLGDDLKGSLAKGSKLKIAASCFSIYAYEALKSELARIDGLEFIFTAPTFVPTEVTDKVSKERREFFIPKANRESNLYGSEFEIQLRNKLTQRAVARECADWIRKKAKFRSNKSKAPMQQFVCVTGATDDVAYMPLNGFTAVDLGYQRGDAVSSFVNRFDEAVHTGTYLQLFNQIWTDPTKLEDVTAAICDHIESVYQENSPERIYFLMLYNIFNEFLEDIDEDVLPNDRTGYQDSLIWNKLFNFQRDAATGIINKLETYNGCILADSVGLGKTFTALAVIKYYELRNRSVLVLCPKKLSDNWLNYNTNLKTNIFAKDRFNYDVLCHTDLSRNSGVSHGIPLNRVNWGNYDLVVIDESHNFRNNDAFKEKETRYQKLMNRVIRDGVKTKVLMLSATPVNNRFNDLRNQLALAYEGQSEALTKKLKSKNSVEEIFRRAQAAFNAWSKLPNEERTAQAILQALDFDFFELLDSVTIARSRKHIETFYDTTDIGKFPERRKPLSFRCPLTSRPGVMDLNGIVAQLTLLKLAVYAPISYILPSRLSKYEQLYDTQVEGGRGKLRQIDRERSLQALMTTNLLKRLESSVEAFRLTLKSLQANLNKTLDAIAEFERNGGSLKVSDYTADFEDMEPEDDEFGDLGDFKVGGKIQISLSDMDVQSWQHDLRSDLFLIEELTREMELITPEHDTKLQHLKTLIASKIEAPLNPGNKKVLIFTAFADTANYLYENIAAELLRTKGLHTGRVTGSDGPKSTLAKGYDFQSLLTLFSPRSKEKAAILPEEPAEIDILIGTDCISEGQNLQDCDYLVNYDIHWNPVRIIQRFGRIDRIGSPNSQIQLANYWPDISLDEYINLKERVENRMVIADVTATGDDNVLTAKSSEIAYRKDQLRRLQDEVIELEDVKTGISITDLGLNDFRMDLLNYVKANGELENVPRGMHAVVPAKPELGLQPGVIFALRNIHDSVNTNQQNRLHPYYLVYIGRDGEIIADHTEAKRLLDLVRTSCKGEDEPIQAVCRLFNEQTQDGRNMAAYSDLLSSAIRSMIEVKEEKDLDSLFSGGRTTALTNTIAGLSDFELVAFVVILQAAP; encoded by the coding sequence ATGAAGATCATTGATAACGTCAATTCGCTGCTGGGCGATGATCTCAAGGGCTCGCTCGCCAAGGGTTCGAAGCTCAAGATCGCGGCCTCGTGCTTCTCCATCTATGCCTACGAGGCGCTGAAGTCTGAGCTCGCCCGGATCGACGGTCTGGAGTTCATCTTTACGGCCCCGACCTTCGTGCCGACCGAAGTTACCGACAAGGTGAGCAAGGAGCGGCGTGAGTTCTTCATCCCGAAGGCCAACCGCGAGAGCAACCTCTACGGCTCGGAATTCGAAATCCAGCTCCGCAACAAGCTGACGCAGCGCGCTGTCGCCCGCGAATGCGCCGATTGGATTCGCAAGAAGGCCAAGTTCAGGTCGAACAAATCAAAGGCCCCGATGCAGCAATTTGTCTGCGTCACCGGCGCGACAGACGATGTCGCCTACATGCCCCTGAACGGCTTCACCGCGGTGGATCTTGGCTACCAGCGGGGCGACGCCGTCTCCAGCTTCGTCAACCGGTTTGACGAGGCTGTTCACACCGGAACCTACCTCCAGCTCTTCAACCAGATTTGGACCGACCCGACGAAGCTCGAGGATGTTACGGCAGCGATCTGCGACCACATCGAGTCCGTCTACCAGGAGAACTCGCCCGAACGCATCTACTTCCTGATGCTCTACAATATCTTCAATGAGTTTCTCGAAGACATCGACGAAGACGTCCTGCCCAACGATCGCACCGGGTATCAGGACAGTCTGATCTGGAACAAGTTGTTCAATTTCCAGCGCGACGCCGCGACAGGGATCATCAACAAGCTGGAGACTTACAACGGCTGCATCCTCGCCGACAGCGTTGGCCTGGGTAAGACGTTCACGGCGCTTGCCGTGATCAAATATTACGAGCTCCGCAATCGGTCTGTGCTGGTGCTTTGCCCGAAGAAGCTGTCCGACAACTGGTTGAACTACAACACAAACCTGAAGACAAACATCTTCGCCAAGGACCGCTTCAACTACGACGTCCTCTGCCACACCGACCTTTCGAGGAACTCAGGCGTCTCCCACGGCATCCCGCTCAACCGGGTGAACTGGGGCAACTACGACCTCGTGGTTATCGACGAGTCCCACAATTTCCGGAACAACGATGCGTTCAAGGAAAAGGAGACCCGGTACCAGAAGCTGATGAACCGGGTCATCCGCGACGGCGTGAAGACCAAGGTGCTGATGCTGTCGGCGACGCCGGTGAACAACCGGTTCAACGACCTGCGCAACCAGCTGGCGCTCGCCTATGAGGGCCAGTCCGAGGCGCTGACGAAGAAGCTCAAAAGCAAGAATAGCGTCGAAGAAATCTTCCGCCGCGCCCAGGCGGCATTCAACGCGTGGTCCAAGCTCCCCAACGAGGAGCGTACCGCACAGGCCATTCTGCAGGCCCTGGACTTTGATTTCTTCGAGCTGCTCGACAGCGTCACCATCGCCCGGTCGCGCAAACACATCGAGACGTTCTACGACACCACCGACATCGGGAAGTTTCCGGAACGCCGCAAGCCGCTGTCGTTCCGCTGCCCGCTCACCAGTCGCCCCGGCGTGATGGACCTGAACGGCATCGTGGCCCAGCTCACCCTGCTCAAACTCGCGGTCTACGCGCCGATCAGCTACATCCTGCCCAGCCGTCTCAGCAAATACGAGCAGCTCTACGACACCCAGGTCGAGGGCGGCCGCGGCAAGCTCCGACAGATCGACCGCGAGCGCAGCCTGCAGGCGCTCATGACGACGAACCTGCTCAAGCGGCTGGAGAGCTCGGTTGAGGCCTTCCGCCTGACCCTGAAGTCCCTTCAGGCCAACCTGAACAAGACCCTAGACGCTATCGCCGAATTTGAACGCAATGGCGGCTCCCTGAAGGTGTCTGACTACACCGCAGACTTTGAGGACATGGAGCCCGAGGACGACGAGTTCGGGGACCTGGGCGACTTCAAGGTCGGGGGCAAGATCCAGATCAGCCTCTCGGACATGGACGTCCAGTCCTGGCAGCACGACCTGCGCTCAGATCTGTTCCTGATCGAGGAGCTGACCCGGGAGATGGAGCTGATCACGCCTGAGCACGACACCAAGCTCCAGCATCTCAAGACCCTGATCGCGAGCAAGATCGAGGCCCCGCTAAACCCGGGAAACAAGAAGGTCCTGATCTTCACGGCCTTCGCCGACACCGCCAACTACCTCTATGAAAACATCGCCGCCGAGCTGCTGCGCACGAAGGGTCTGCATACCGGGCGTGTCACCGGCTCCGATGGGCCGAAATCGACCTTGGCCAAAGGCTATGACTTCCAGTCGCTGCTGACGCTGTTTTCGCCGCGATCGAAGGAAAAGGCTGCCATCCTGCCCGAGGAGCCGGCCGAGATTGATATCCTCATCGGTACCGACTGCATCTCCGAGGGCCAGAACCTTCAGGACTGCGACTACCTCGTGAACTACGACATTCACTGGAACCCGGTCCGGATCATCCAGCGCTTCGGCCGTATCGACCGCATCGGGTCACCGAACAGCCAGATCCAGCTGGCGAACTATTGGCCGGACATCAGCCTCGACGAGTACATCAACCTGAAGGAACGCGTCGAGAACCGGATGGTGATCGCTGACGTGACGGCGACCGGTGACGACAACGTCCTGACCGCGAAGAGCAGTGAGATCGCCTACCGCAAGGACCAACTACGGCGCCTCCAGGACGAGGTCATCGAGCTGGAAGACGTCAAGACCGGCATCTCGATCACCGACCTGGGTCTGAACGATTTCCGGATGGACCTACTCAACTATGTGAAAGCCAACGGCGAGCTCGAGAATGTGCCTCGCGGCATGCATGCCGTGGTACCGGCGAAGCCGGAACTGGGCCTGCAGCCGGGCGTGATCTTTGCGCTGCGCAACATCCACGACAGCGTGAACACCAACCAGCAGAACCGGCTGCATCCCTACTACCTGGTCTATATCGGCCGGGACGGTGAGATCATTGCCGACCATACGGAGGCCAAGCGCCTGCTCGATCTGGTCCGCACGAGCTGCAAGGGCGAAGACGAGCCGATCCAGGCCGTCTGCCGGCTCTTCAACGAGCAAACCCAGGACGGCCGCAACATGGCCGCCTATTCAGATCTGCTCAGCTCTGCCATCCGATCGATGATCGAGGTGAAGGAAGAAAAGGACCTGGACAGCCTGTTCAGCGGCGGCAGGACCACGGCGCTCACGAACACGATCGCGGGGCTCAGCGACTTCGAACTGGTCGCCTTCGTCGTGATCCTCCAGGCCGCGCCATGA
- a CDS encoding DUF4391 domain-containing protein, which produces MTAGLFDYPRSAAFGRVLPKNKIYEHAGASAGLKQLFVTQVDQIVWRFKLAPETINLAATASVSEIQIFEISLRTGSPDEDILRAIDRAIPFPIIFELTWSGKRRATAAFKRPSEADTSKWVISEYFSTDWTSEGGPRDALPVALDLGGLYDKLLTAMMPAQVRTDGAIQERVARLEAVRAQAREIERITLRLNREKQFNKRVAINAELRVARLEMERLTRANAPMAATSE; this is translated from the coding sequence ATGACGGCAGGCCTGTTCGACTATCCCAGAAGTGCCGCGTTCGGCCGGGTACTGCCAAAGAACAAGATTTATGAGCACGCTGGCGCCAGCGCGGGGCTGAAGCAGCTGTTCGTCACCCAGGTCGACCAGATTGTGTGGCGGTTCAAGCTGGCTCCTGAGACCATCAACCTGGCCGCTACCGCGTCTGTCTCGGAAATCCAGATCTTCGAAATTAGCCTGCGGACCGGCTCACCGGATGAGGACATTCTGCGGGCGATCGACCGGGCTATTCCGTTCCCGATCATCTTCGAACTGACCTGGTCCGGTAAGCGGCGCGCGACGGCCGCCTTTAAACGACCCAGCGAAGCCGACACCTCGAAGTGGGTGATCAGTGAGTATTTCTCGACCGACTGGACCAGCGAAGGTGGGCCGCGAGATGCGCTTCCCGTGGCCCTCGACCTCGGGGGGCTCTACGACAAGCTCCTGACGGCGATGATGCCAGCCCAGGTCCGGACGGACGGCGCTATTCAGGAGCGTGTCGCTCGGCTCGAAGCGGTCCGGGCGCAAGCCCGTGAAATCGAGCGGATCACATTGCGGCTCAACCGCGAGAAACAATTCAACAAACGCGTAGCGATCAACGCCGAGCTACGCGTCGCCAGATTGGAAATGGAGCGGCTCACCCGGGCAAACGCACCGATGGCGGCCACGAGTGAGTGA
- a CDS encoding surface-adhesin E family protein: protein MRRLIVLGLSGLSLAAGAAQAQAWTPLTATGPETIFYDPATVTRANGVVTAVMRAEFNPPQASGSVMVSAMVEKMSINCAANVYSDLGNIAYDATGAVLWNNPASGPAKPITAGSGAIAIQAKVCP, encoded by the coding sequence ATGCGCCGCCTCATCGTCCTTGGACTGAGTGGCCTGTCGCTCGCCGCCGGCGCCGCCCAGGCCCAGGCCTGGACCCCGCTGACCGCGACCGGACCCGAGACCATCTTCTATGACCCCGCCACCGTGACCCGCGCGAACGGCGTGGTGACCGCCGTCATGCGGGCGGAATTCAACCCGCCCCAGGCGTCGGGGTCGGTCATGGTCAGCGCCATGGTGGAGAAGATGTCCATCAACTGCGCGGCGAACGTCTATTCCGACCTTGGCAATATCGCCTACGACGCCACGGGCGCGGTGCTCTGGAACAATCCGGCGTCGGGCCCCGCCAAGCCGATCACGGCGGGGTCCGGCGCGATCGCCATCCAGGCCAAGGTCTGCCCCTAG
- a CDS encoding TIGR02594 family protein, translated as MTLLPPAYRWLDEVRPLPRMVEAARRLYGTIETPGPADNLLILDWAREAGLSKGYSSDAVPWCGLFMALVARRAGKAAPAKPLWARSWSRFGVAAPQASLGDVLVFARAKGGGHVGLYVGEDDGAFHVLGGNQSDAVSITRIAKTRCIAIRRPIYRVQPASVVPVQLAASGGISANEA; from the coding sequence ATGACACTGCTTCCTCCAGCCTATCGCTGGCTCGACGAGGTGCGCCCGCTGCCCAGGATGGTGGAGGCCGCCCGCCGGCTCTACGGCACGATCGAGACGCCGGGCCCTGCTGACAACCTACTCATTCTGGACTGGGCCAGGGAGGCCGGGCTCTCGAAGGGCTATTCATCCGACGCCGTGCCCTGGTGCGGGCTGTTCATGGCGCTGGTCGCCAGGCGCGCCGGCAAAGCAGCGCCCGCCAAGCCGCTCTGGGCGCGAAGCTGGAGCCGGTTTGGCGTAGCCGCGCCGCAAGCTTCGCTGGGCGATGTGCTGGTGTTTGCGCGGGCTAAGGGCGGCGGACATGTCGGTCTCTATGTCGGCGAAGACGATGGCGCCTTTCATGTGCTGGGCGGCAACCAGTCCGATGCGGTCAGCATCACCCGGATCGCGAAGACCCGCTGCATCGCGATCCGCCGGCCGATCTACCGGGTCCAGCCGGCCAGCGTCGTCCCCGTTCAGCTGGCGGCCTCCGGCGGGATCTCGGCCAACGAGGCCTGA
- the mads1 gene encoding methylation-associated defense system helix-turn-helix domain-containing protein MAD1, with translation MQGDVMTIKEVSEYLKLAEKTAYRLAAEGKIPGFKVGASWRFRKSEIDRWITAQERGEA, from the coding sequence TTGCAGGGCGACGTGATGACCATCAAGGAGGTGTCCGAGTACCTCAAGCTGGCCGAAAAGACGGCCTATCGCCTGGCGGCCGAAGGCAAGATCCCCGGCTTCAAGGTTGGCGCTTCCTGGCGTTTCAGGAAGAGTGAGATCGACCGGTGGATCACCGCGCAAGAGCGTGGTGAGGCCTGA
- a CDS encoding type III restriction-modification system endonuclease encodes MKLKFKVQPYQTDAVEAVVDCFAGQPMTGGVAYRIDPGRKAQTSAFEEGFKNADLQLTELQVLANIKDIQRRQNLPMSDSLVASAGCKFNLDVEMETGTGKTYCYIKTMFEMNKRYGWSKFIIMVPSIAIREGVYKSLQITAEHFTESYGKKARFFIYNSKRLHELESFSSDAGINVMVINIQAFAARGADNRRIYDELDDFQSRRPIDVIASNRPIVILDEPQRMGGRATTESLPKFKPLMIMRYSATHITQHNRIHRLDALDAYNQKLVKKIAVRGIQTRGLAGTNAYLYLEGIDISKKAPVARIELEVKLKTGEIKRQIRRLEFRDDLFTLSGDLDQYRGFTISQIDYNNDTVEFTNGVTLSAGEATGDVSERDIRRIQIRETIKAHFDKEKQLFSQGIKVLSLFFIDEVAKYRDYDQADERGEYARVFEEEYELLKAEFLSELAIDNEAYVKHLAGIDGANTHNGYFSIDKKTNRLKNPDVGSRSADSDDTDAYDLILKDKERLLSFAEPTRFIFSHSALREGWDNPNVFVMCMLKHSDNMISRRQEVGRGLRLSVNQDGDRMDNPAVVHDINVLTVVASESYKDFVGGLQSEIADTLSSRPRKATEAYFSGKTVTTENGPVQITPALAKLIYRYLVKNDYTDDTDQIAAGYHKAKTAGTLAALPDDLKPYADQVFQLIDSVFSDAQLPKVEDGRKPKTNPLNANFDKKEFQELWGRINRKAVYRVEFDSDELVRKCVGALDSQLRVTPLQYTVQTGIQSDEITDDQLKAGDGFKVTNTTTESGGSVYSQVKYDLLGKVAENAHLTRQTVAEILTGMVPSVFAQFRQNPEHFIAEASRIISEQKATMVIERLAYDGVEDRYDVDIFTANQSGQDFSKVGSKLKNHVYDYVVTDSDIERRFVAELDTSDEVVVYAKLPRGFLIPTPVGDYNPDWAISFKVGSVKHIYFVAETKGTMSSLKLREIESTKIACARKFFDEIGKRVSADPVRYDVVTDYGKLMELVGVSR; translated from the coding sequence ATGAAGCTCAAATTCAAGGTCCAGCCCTATCAGACTGATGCTGTGGAGGCAGTCGTCGACTGCTTTGCCGGGCAGCCGATGACAGGTGGCGTCGCTTACAGGATCGACCCCGGCCGCAAGGCGCAGACCAGCGCCTTCGAGGAAGGCTTCAAGAATGCTGATCTCCAGCTGACCGAGCTTCAGGTTCTGGCCAACATCAAGGACATCCAGCGCCGCCAGAACCTGCCCATGTCGGACAGCCTTGTCGCCAGCGCGGGGTGCAAGTTCAACCTCGACGTGGAGATGGAGACAGGGACCGGCAAAACATATTGCTACATCAAGACCATGTTCGAGATGAACAAGCGATATGGCTGGTCCAAGTTCATCATCATGGTCCCGAGCATTGCGATCCGGGAGGGCGTCTATAAGTCCCTCCAGATCACCGCGGAACATTTCACCGAAAGCTACGGCAAGAAGGCGCGCTTCTTCATCTACAATTCAAAGCGCCTGCACGAGCTGGAAAGTTTTTCGTCTGACGCCGGCATCAACGTCATGGTCATCAACATCCAGGCGTTCGCCGCCAGGGGTGCTGACAACCGCCGGATCTACGACGAGCTGGACGACTTCCAGTCTCGGCGGCCCATCGATGTGATCGCCAGCAACCGGCCGATCGTGATCCTGGATGAGCCGCAGAGGATGGGAGGCAGGGCCACGACGGAGTCCCTGCCGAAGTTCAAGCCGCTGATGATCATGCGCTATTCGGCGACCCATATAACGCAGCACAACCGGATTCACCGTCTGGACGCTTTGGACGCCTATAACCAGAAGCTGGTGAAGAAGATTGCGGTGCGCGGCATCCAGACACGCGGTCTGGCAGGCACCAATGCCTACCTCTACCTCGAAGGTATCGACATCTCAAAGAAGGCGCCGGTCGCGCGCATCGAACTGGAGGTCAAGCTTAAGACCGGCGAGATTAAGCGCCAGATCCGGCGGCTGGAATTCCGCGACGACCTGTTCACGCTGTCCGGTGACCTCGATCAGTACCGGGGCTTCACCATCTCCCAGATCGACTACAACAACGACACCGTCGAATTCACCAATGGCGTGACCCTGTCGGCCGGCGAGGCCACCGGTGACGTGTCCGAGCGGGATATCCGTCGCATCCAGATCCGGGAGACGATCAAGGCGCATTTCGACAAGGAAAAGCAGCTTTTCTCTCAAGGCATCAAGGTGCTGTCCCTGTTCTTCATCGACGAGGTGGCCAAGTACCGCGACTACGATCAGGCGGACGAAAGGGGCGAGTATGCCCGCGTTTTCGAGGAAGAATATGAGCTCCTGAAGGCGGAATTCCTATCGGAGCTGGCGATCGACAACGAGGCCTATGTCAAGCACCTGGCCGGCATCGACGGCGCCAACACCCACAATGGCTACTTCTCGATCGACAAGAAGACCAACCGGCTGAAGAACCCTGATGTCGGGTCGAGGTCCGCCGATTCCGACGACACAGATGCCTATGACCTGATCCTGAAGGACAAGGAGCGGCTGCTGTCCTTCGCTGAGCCGACCCGGTTCATCTTTTCCCACTCCGCGCTCCGCGAAGGGTGGGACAATCCAAATGTCTTCGTGATGTGCATGCTGAAGCACAGCGACAACATGATCTCGCGTCGCCAGGAAGTCGGTCGCGGGCTTCGCCTGTCGGTCAACCAGGATGGCGATCGGATGGATAATCCGGCGGTCGTCCACGACATCAACGTCCTGACCGTGGTGGCCAGCGAGAGCTACAAGGACTTCGTCGGGGGGCTCCAGAGCGAGATTGCCGATACCCTGTCGTCGCGGCCGAGGAAGGCGACGGAGGCCTACTTCTCCGGCAAGACGGTCACGACCGAAAATGGTCCGGTTCAGATCACCCCGGCCTTGGCCAAGCTGATCTATCGGTACTTAGTGAAGAACGATTACACCGATGACACTGACCAGATTGCGGCCGGCTACCACAAAGCCAAGACCGCAGGCACGCTGGCGGCGCTTCCGGACGATCTAAAGCCCTACGCCGATCAGGTCTTCCAGCTGATCGACAGCGTGTTCAGCGACGCCCAATTGCCGAAGGTTGAAGACGGCCGGAAACCGAAGACCAACCCGCTGAACGCCAACTTCGACAAGAAGGAATTCCAGGAGCTATGGGGCCGGATCAACCGCAAGGCCGTCTATCGGGTCGAGTTTGATTCCGACGAGCTCGTTCGCAAATGCGTCGGTGCGCTCGATAGCCAGCTCCGGGTCACGCCGCTGCAATACACCGTCCAAACCGGAATTCAGAGCGACGAGATCACGGACGATCAGCTTAAGGCCGGCGACGGCTTCAAGGTCACCAATACGACCACCGAGAGCGGTGGATCGGTCTATTCGCAGGTAAAGTACGACCTGCTGGGCAAGGTCGCCGAAAACGCCCACCTCACCCGCCAGACTGTTGCGGAAATCCTGACCGGTATGGTGCCGAGCGTCTTTGCTCAGTTTCGCCAGAACCCCGAGCACTTCATTGCCGAGGCTTCCAGGATCATCTCCGAGCAGAAGGCCACGATGGTCATCGAGCGCCTCGCATATGACGGCGTCGAGGACCGCTATGACGTCGACATTTTCACGGCCAACCAGTCAGGGCAGGACTTCTCCAAGGTCGGCTCGAAGCTGAAGAACCATGTCTACGATTACGTCGTCACGGATTCGGATATCGAGCGGCGGTTCGTGGCGGAGCTCGATACGAGCGATGAGGTCGTCGTCTACGCGAAGCTCCCGCGCGGGTTCCTGATCCCGACGCCTGTCGGCGATTACAACCCGGACTGGGCGATCTCGTTCAAGGTCGGAAGCGTCAAGCACATCTATTTCGTGGCCGAAACCAAGGGGACAATGTCGTCCCTGAAACTGCGCGAGATCGAAAGCACCAAGATCGCCTGCGCGCGCAAGTTCTTCGATGAAATCGGCAAGCGCGTGTCCGCCGACCCGGTCCGGTATGATGTCGTTACGGACTACGGGAAGCTGATGGAGCTTGTTGGGGTGAGCCGGTGA